TACAGCTTTACAAATATGTCCACATGCAGTTCCATATCTTCCAGCTCTAAATGCTGGACCAGCAAAGAAGATATCAAATTCTTTATCAGATAAAAACTCTAATATAATATCTAAAGCTTCTTCTGTATTAGACCCCATAAAGTTATCTCCACAGATAATAGTATGAGTTACTTTTATATTATCTCCTAGACGTCTGTCAAGTTCCATAGCAGGACCTACAAGACCATCTCTTATTTCTGGTCTAAAATCTGCTACATCTTCTCCACCAATTTGACCAAAAAACTGGTTAACATATAAAATAGCTTTTTTCATTTTTTAATCCCTCCTAAAAATCTTTCATAGTTTTAGTTGACCAACCTACTACTTGATCTCCACAGAACATAGAGTTGTTTTCCATAATTATAGAACCATCTTTTCGTACGGAAGGTCCTAATATTTCATCTACGCCCCATCCACCAGATAGTCCATCTCTTCCTAATGATTCTAAATCACCTATTATAGTATCCATTGGAGGTAACTCTATAAGTTGTGATACATTACCACATGATACTATTGCATCAGCTTTGGGATCTAAAGTAACAAGTGGCTGGGATGCGCCATCTCTTCCGGTACATTCGTTTGTTAATCCGACTGTTTTTATACCAGCATTTTCTAATGCAACTATACAAGCTATGAAGTCTGCATCAGGATTACCATAACCTTCTTCAGCAACTATGGCACTATCTGCACCTAAGGACTTAGCTATTTGAGCTACAAATAAAGCTGATCTTTCTTTTTGTTCTAATGCAACATTTAAATTAGACATGATAACTCCTAAAAAGTTTATGGTTTTACCATGTTCTTGATATAGACGTTTAATCATAGGGAAATTTTGAAAATCATAAGTAGACCATTTAGATGAACATGGCATAAAACTGCCAGATATGACAGCACCATCAAGTATTTCATTTGGGTGCATAAAAGTAGGAACCATGCGATTTGCATCCCATCCATATATCAAATCATTATATCCTAGCTCTTCCATTTGTGATTGGGGTTGCATTACAAATACAACGCTTGGTAGGTTATTTATTT
This genomic stretch from Gottschalkia purinilytica harbors:
- a CDS encoding glycine/sarcosine/betaine reductase component B subunit; amino-acid sequence: MKLELGNFYVKDILFGEKTFYENGILTINKDEALAIVKDDEHIIEADILIVKPGDNVRLVPVKEAIEPRYRVGGGPLFPGVTGELLQTGNGKTLALKDCSILVVGKHWGGFQDGLIDMSGEGAKYTYFSQLKNIVLVADTDEEFERHEQQKKNRALRWAGMRLAEYIGSCLKDLDYEELETYELNPITKRSSEINNLPSVVFVMQPQSQMEELGYNDLIYGWDANRMVPTFMHPNEILDGAVISGSFMPCSSKWSTYDFQNFPMIKRLYQEHGKTINFLGVIMSNLNVALEQKERSALFVAQIAKSLGADSAIVAEEGYGNPDADFIACIVALENAGIKTVGLTNECTGRDGASQPLVTLDPKADAIVSCGNVSQLIELPPMDTIIGDLESLGRDGLSGGWGVDEILGPSVRKDGSIIMENNSMFCGDQVVGWSTKTMKDF